TTTTTCACAGCCGGAATGGTATTAACCTATTTGGATATAAAAAGTAAAAAAACAGAGAATATTCTTATTATCCTTTCGTTTATTGTACTTGCTCTGAGTATCTATATGGGCTTTTTTATATATGCCAGTTATATTACGATTCCTATATTAGTCATTCTTCTTGGTAAAAGATCAACCCAATATATTAACAGGCTTGGGGAAGTAGTAGGAGACACTTCCTACGGAATTTATATTTATTCTTTTCCTGTACAGCAGACACTGATGTATTTTTTTAAGCTGGATCCGGTTCTTTTGATGATTATTACATTACCGCTTTCATTTATGTTAGGATATATTTCCTGGCATCTGATTGAAAAGAAAGCATTAGGATATAAAGATTTATTTGCAAAAAAGGCTATTCAATAATGAATAGCCTTTTTATTTATTTCAATATTTTAAGATAAATCTTTTGTGGCTCTCCATTCAATTTCACATTAGGAAATTCTTTGTCATGGTCAATATAAATATCTCTTTTTTCCCCTGCTTTGCCATCCCCGTCAGAATCCCATTTGATGGAAACGTAATATTTCATACGGTCTGCAATTTTGGGATCAATACGACTGGCAGCATCCTTAGGAACTGGCATATCGATTGTAAACGGCACCGATGTCTGTTCATACTCCTGTTCGGTAATTAATGTAGCCGGAGCATCTGCCATAAGCGGATCGTGAGCATATAAACTTACTTTAAATTTAGGGTTTTTAATAGCAAAATGATCTGAACCTGTAAATTCCAGTTTAAGATTTTCAGAGGAAGCTTCTGCCGTGGAGGCTTCAGGAGTTGGATTTTCTGTAGTACTTTTCTTTACCGGATTGGTACAGCTTGATAGCATTAAAGCTCCTGTTGCTGCGAATAATAAAAGGTAGTTTCTCATTTGTTCTTTATTTTATTAACGTTAAATATATATTTCACCGATAATAGACAACAAATTTCGTACCTCAATTATTTTCAATCATTTATAGTGAATTCACTTCATTCTGAGCTTTTTTCGTCAGAGATTTAAAAACAAGATCATAAGACTGATCAATAAGTTTAAAGACCAGATCTCTTTTCAAGCCATCCAGTAATACAGAATTCCAGTGGGTTTTGTTCATATGATAGGCTCCTGTAATCTGAGGATATTGCTCACGAAGTTCTGCACTCCACTCAGGATCTGTTTTTACATTAATTGCCAAAGGCTGTCTTTCAAGGCCCATCAGTAAAAACATTTTGGTATCTACTTTAAGTACAAGTGTTTCGTTATCAAACGGAAAGCTTTCCGTAACTCCTTTTTTAGCAAGACAATAGTCTAAAATTTCGTTGGCATCCATGCAATTATGAGTAATGAGTGATCAGTAATTAGTAATGATTAAATGATATAATTCTTTAATCTTTGATTCAAATTTAGTAAATTTAAGAAAGAAATAATCCCGCAAAATCACAATTATTATGAAAGCTCTGGTAATAGGCGCTACAGGTGCCACAGGAAAAGATCTCGTCAATCAATTATTGAATGACAAAGAATTTGATGAAGTGGATATTTTTGTCAGAAAACCTGTCGATATTCAGAATAATAAGCTTAAAGTTCATGTTGTGAATTTTGAAAAGCCTGAGGAGTGGAAAGAGATGGTGAAAGGAGATGTAGCATTTTCTTGTCTGGGAACTACTTTAAAGGATGCCGGAAGCAAGGAAGCCCAAAAGAAAGTAGACTTTGACTATCAGTATGAATTTGCAAAAGCAGCGAAAGAGAATCAGGTGGAAGATTATATTCTGGTGTCAGCTTATGGCGCGAATCCCGATTCTAAGATTTTCTATTCTAAAATGAAAGGACAACTGGAAGAAGCTGTAAAACAATTACATTTCAATAAGATTACTATTTTCAAACCGGGAATGCTTGAACGAAAAGATTCTGAAAGAACCGGAGAAGTTTTAGGCAGCCGGATCATCAAATTCGCGAATAAATTAGGTTTACTGGAAAGTCAAAAGCCTCTGCCAACTGATATTCTGGCAAAGGCAATGATTAATTCTTCAAAAATAAAAAGCAACGGCTACTCCAGTATAAAACTTGGAAATATCTTTTGTTTT
The nucleotide sequence above comes from Chryseobacterium sp. 7. Encoded proteins:
- a CDS encoding MmcQ/YjbR family DNA-binding protein, giving the protein MDANEILDYCLAKKGVTESFPFDNETLVLKVDTKMFLLMGLERQPLAINVKTDPEWSAELREQYPQITGAYHMNKTHWNSVLLDGLKRDLVFKLIDQSYDLVFKSLTKKAQNEVNSL
- a CDS encoding NAD(P)H-binding protein, translated to MKALVIGATGATGKDLVNQLLNDKEFDEVDIFVRKPVDIQNNKLKVHVVNFEKPEEWKEMVKGDVAFSCLGTTLKDAGSKEAQKKVDFDYQYEFAKAAKENQVEDYILVSAYGANPDSKIFYSKMKGQLEEAVKQLHFNKITIFKPGMLERKDSERTGEVLGSRIIKFANKLGLLESQKPLPTDILAKAMINSSKIKSNGYSSIKLGNIFCFAEKSNE
- a CDS encoding YbaY family lipoprotein; translation: MRNYLLLFAATGALMLSSCTNPVKKSTTENPTPEASTAEASSENLKLEFTGSDHFAIKNPKFKVSLYAHDPLMADAPATLITEQEYEQTSVPFTIDMPVPKDAASRIDPKIADRMKYYVSIKWDSDGDGKAGEKRDIYIDHDKEFPNVKLNGEPQKIYLKILK